The Halanaerobiales bacterium nucleotide sequence AACTAATAAATCAAAATTTAATTTAGAAAAATAATTAATTATTTTAGTAACTTTTTTATCAGATGAATGTTTAAGATGCATACCTCCCATTATAGCTTTTATTCTTTTTCCATTAGTAAGTTCTTTAATATATTTTAAAATATTTACAACACCTTTATGACTACAACCTAGAAGTACTATTATCCCTTCAGGAGTATCAAAATATAATGAAATATCATCTTTAAAATTATCCACCACTTTATTTTTTCTTTTACCTGAAATATATTTTTCATTTATATATTTGTTCTTAGCAACTGGAACTTCTCCTGTAACATACATCCCCTTATTTATCTCTGTTTTCTTTTCTGCATTAGTAAATTTCTTTATATTTTCTCGGTCAGTATTATTACCTATAAATTCAAGCTTACCATCAGCTTTTTTAAATTTAGATGAAAAAGCCTCCCGGTGGGCAATAATTTCAACCTCAGAATTTATTTTTAACAATTTGTCCAAACCACCAGTATGATCATCATGTCCATGACTCAATATTACCGAAGATATTTGCTCTAAGTTAATATCTAATTTTTTAGCATTATGAGAAAGAACCAAACCCTGACCTGTATCAAAAAGATATTTTTCTTTTCCATAATTGATATAAAATGACAAACCATGTTCAGCTAAAAAACCTCTTTTCTCTAC carries:
- a CDS encoding MBL fold metallo-hydrolase; the protein is MTKNLEITILAENSVEKRGFLAEHGLSFYINYGKEKYLFDTGQGLVLSHNAKKLDINLEQISSVILSHGHDDHTGGLDKLLKINSEVEIIAHREAFSSKFKKADGKLEFIGNNTDRENIKKFTNAEKKTEINKGMYVTGEVPVAKNKYINEKYISGKRKNKVVDNFKDDISLYFDTPEGIIVLLGCSHKGVVNILKYIKELTNGKRIKAIMGGMHLKHSSDKKVTKIINYFSKLNFDLLVPIHCTGTRAAMMMKDRFKSKVKIASVGDSFNFS